The Pseudomonas sp. TH06 genome has a window encoding:
- a CDS encoding DNA polymerase Y family protein: MRWVCILFPQLALDAVLRQRPDPDEPLVLLSGPAQRRVLQAVNPAARKLGLRAGQSMTAAQAMSKGFVTADYEAAEVEHWQQFLAAWAYRFSAQVSVHYPRTVVFEIESSLGLFGSWAQFEARLRKELTDLGFRHRIVAAPNPAAARILANAYDGLVVPDGEALQHHLGQLPIDRVGLEPGVATALSRMGLRNLSQVQSLPRQALARRFEAPMLKHLDTLFGARPLALAFYLPPDRFDVRIELNFDVQSHQALLFPLRRLTGDLSAFLCGRDSGVQRFDLHLEHAGLPDTVIKVGLLSAERDPAMLFELARGRLEQVQVEAPVRGFRLRAEDLPSFVPQFQELFDDRPQQTLPWEQLRERLRARLGDDAVQGLRFQADHRPECAWQNGVDKHPCSGLPSVHRPGWLLGEPQSVPQGSARILMGPERIESGWWDGDDVRRDYYLIQNRAGQQGWAYRAVGEDGPLWLQGWFA; the protein is encoded by the coding sequence ATGCGCTGGGTGTGTATCCTTTTTCCGCAATTGGCCCTCGACGCCGTGCTGCGTCAGCGGCCCGACCCCGATGAACCGTTGGTGCTGCTCAGCGGCCCGGCCCAGCGTCGGGTGCTGCAAGCGGTCAACCCGGCAGCACGCAAACTCGGCTTGCGCGCCGGCCAGTCGATGACGGCCGCCCAAGCCATGAGCAAGGGGTTTGTCACCGCCGATTACGAAGCCGCCGAGGTCGAACACTGGCAGCAGTTTCTCGCCGCGTGGGCTTACCGTTTCAGTGCGCAGGTCAGCGTGCATTACCCGCGCACCGTGGTGTTCGAGATCGAGTCGAGCCTGGGCCTGTTCGGTTCCTGGGCGCAGTTCGAAGCGCGATTGCGCAAGGAACTGACGGATCTGGGTTTCCGTCATCGCATCGTCGCGGCGCCCAACCCGGCGGCCGCACGTATCCTGGCCAACGCTTATGACGGGCTGGTAGTGCCGGACGGCGAGGCCTTGCAGCATCATCTCGGCCAGTTGCCGATTGACCGCGTCGGTCTGGAGCCGGGCGTGGCCACGGCGTTGTCGCGCATGGGCCTGCGCAATCTGAGTCAGGTGCAGAGCCTGCCGCGTCAGGCGCTGGCTCGGCGTTTCGAGGCGCCGATGCTCAAACACCTCGACACCCTGTTTGGCGCCCGGCCACTGGCGTTGGCGTTTTATCTGCCACCGGATCGTTTCGATGTGCGTATCGAACTGAATTTCGACGTGCAATCCCATCAGGCCTTGTTGTTCCCGTTACGGCGTTTGACCGGTGATCTGTCGGCGTTCCTGTGCGGGCGTGACAGCGGCGTGCAGCGCTTTGATCTGCACCTGGAACACGCCGGGCTGCCGGACACCGTGATCAAGGTCGGCCTGCTCAGCGCCGAACGCGATCCGGCGATGCTTTTCGAACTGGCCCGTGGGCGATTGGAGCAGGTGCAGGTCGAGGCACCGGTGCGTGGCTTCCGTTTGCGCGCCGAAGATCTGCCGAGTTTCGTGCCGCAGTTTCAGGAACTGTTCGACGACCGTCCGCAGCAGACCTTGCCCTGGGAGCAACTGCGCGAACGCCTGCGCGCACGGCTGGGGGATGACGCGGTGCAAGGGCTGCGCTTTCAGGCGGATCATCGGCCGGAGTGCGCATGGCAGAACGGCGTCGATAAACACCCGTGCTCAGGTTTGCCCAGTGTCCATCGCCCGGGCTGGTTGCTCGGCGAGCCGCAGAGCGTACCGCAAGGTTCGGCGCGGATCCTCATGGGCCCCGAGCGCATCGAATCCGGCTGGTGGGACGGTGATGATGTGCGCCGCGATTACTACCTGATCCAGAACCGCGCCGGTCAGCAAGGCTGGGCCTATCGGGCGGTGGGCGAGGACGGTCCGTTGTGGCTGCAGGGCTGGTTTGCATGA
- a CDS encoding LysR family transcriptional regulator gives MDKLGALKMFVVTAQLGSFSRAAEQLGKTPSALTKAVNHLESELGARLFERSTRRILLTEIGRVYLETAQLVLQRLDEASEEIEQLQHGLRGSLKITAPLAYGRAFLDQVCDGFLQQYPQISLQVDLCDAFVNLLESGYDLALREGHDDLPGLISRVVGSNRLALCGSPEYLARKGLPVNPQTLEQHEWLLYRHPLLSREFWWAERNGQRLSLPQPATPLLRSDNYDLLLASALAGRGLLHTPLWSAAPYIADGRLIRVMADYDIDPDSFGPHILAVYPSHRRATAKVVAFIDYIAAFLAERHLN, from the coding sequence ATGGACAAGTTGGGTGCATTGAAAATGTTCGTGGTCACTGCGCAACTCGGCAGTTTCAGTCGCGCCGCCGAGCAACTCGGCAAGACCCCGTCGGCCCTGACCAAAGCGGTCAATCACCTCGAATCGGAACTCGGCGCACGCCTGTTCGAACGCAGCACGCGGCGGATTCTGCTGACCGAAATTGGCCGGGTCTATCTGGAAACTGCGCAGTTGGTATTGCAGCGTTTGGACGAGGCCAGTGAGGAAATCGAGCAGTTACAGCATGGACTGCGCGGCAGCCTGAAAATCACCGCGCCACTGGCGTATGGCCGGGCCTTTCTCGATCAGGTGTGCGACGGCTTTTTGCAGCAATACCCGCAGATCAGTCTGCAAGTGGATCTGTGCGACGCGTTCGTCAATCTGCTCGAAAGTGGTTATGACCTGGCCTTGCGTGAAGGCCACGATGACCTGCCGGGACTGATTTCGCGGGTGGTCGGCAGCAATCGGCTGGCCCTGTGTGGCAGTCCTGAGTATCTGGCGCGCAAGGGCTTGCCAGTGAACCCGCAAACCCTCGAGCAGCATGAATGGCTGCTGTACCGGCACCCGTTGCTCAGCCGTGAATTCTGGTGGGCCGAACGCAATGGCCAGCGTTTGAGCCTGCCTCAACCTGCAACACCGTTATTGCGCAGCGACAATTACGACCTGTTGCTGGCCAGTGCCCTGGCCGGGCGCGGTTTGCTGCACACGCCGCTGTGGAGCGCCGCGCCGTACATTGCCGATGGGCGCCTGATACGGGTCATGGCCGACTACGACATCGACCCGGACAGCTTCGGCCCGCACATTCTGGCGGTGTACCCGAGCCATCGCCGGGCCACGGCCAAGGTCGTCGCGTTCATCGATTACATCGCCGCCTTCCTCGCCGAACGCCACCTCAACTGA
- a CDS encoding phosphoethanolamine--lipid A transferase, which produces MALGNGLRLPSITPTRLVLLFSLALVALYNLATWKALGTLITLQGAHKVAFFASFGLFLWAAITLLLTLVSFRWTLKPVLTIVALLSACAAYFMNEYGITIDTVMIQNVFETNPAEATALFNGKLLSYVLLLGVLPAALIWRWPVSYRPFFRGLLNKVLVIVACVLVIAVSVGAFYSTYAPIFREEDKLTHFINPTNYIYAISKYTKQRLGIKKHFVVQAIGEDAVMSAKAASREKKSLMVFVVGETARADHFSLNGYERETNPELSKLDILNFTQVHSCGTSTAVSVPCMFSMFPREDYSDKKGKTYQGLLDILQRVGVQVLWLDNNSDCKGTCLRVPHRDISKNQPGPFCDGNNCLDEALLADLQSYIDSLKGHAIIVLHADGSHGPEYYERYPKDMERFKPICHTNQLGSCSRDELVNVYDNTILYTDHFLAKVIELLKRNQATLDTSMIYVSDHGESLGENGLYLHAAPYALAPEAQTHVPMVMWFGDNTLAHEGIDRGCLQGKTGQADLSHDNLFHSVLGLFEVKTSLYQPGLDIFHGCRPSMTAAQ; this is translated from the coding sequence ATGGCTTTGGGCAACGGACTGCGTTTACCGTCCATCACTCCTACCCGACTGGTGCTGCTGTTTTCCTTGGCGCTGGTCGCGTTGTACAACCTGGCGACCTGGAAGGCGCTGGGCACACTGATCACCCTGCAAGGCGCGCACAAAGTGGCGTTCTTTGCTTCGTTCGGGCTGTTTCTTTGGGCAGCGATCACCCTGCTGCTGACCCTGGTGTCGTTTCGCTGGACGCTTAAACCGGTGCTCACGATCGTCGCCCTGCTCTCGGCGTGCGCCGCGTATTTCATGAACGAATACGGCATCACCATCGACACGGTGATGATTCAGAACGTCTTCGAAACCAACCCCGCCGAAGCGACCGCGCTGTTCAACGGCAAACTGCTGAGCTATGTGCTGCTGCTTGGCGTACTGCCGGCGGCGCTGATCTGGCGTTGGCCGGTGAGTTATCGGCCGTTCTTTCGCGGTCTGCTCAACAAGGTGCTGGTGATTGTCGCCTGTGTGCTGGTCATCGCCGTCTCGGTGGGTGCGTTCTATTCGACCTATGCGCCGATCTTTCGCGAAGAAGACAAGCTCACTCACTTCATCAACCCGACCAACTACATCTACGCGATCAGCAAATACACCAAGCAACGACTGGGGATCAAAAAGCACTTCGTGGTGCAGGCCATCGGCGAAGACGCGGTGATGAGCGCCAAGGCTGCCAGCCGCGAGAAAAAATCGCTGATGGTCTTCGTGGTCGGCGAAACCGCCCGCGCCGATCATTTTTCGCTGAACGGATACGAGCGCGAGACCAATCCGGAACTGAGCAAACTGGACATCCTCAACTTCACCCAGGTGCATTCCTGCGGCACGTCGACAGCGGTGTCGGTGCCGTGCATGTTCTCGATGTTCCCGCGTGAGGATTACAGCGACAAGAAAGGCAAAACCTACCAAGGCCTGCTGGATATCCTGCAACGGGTCGGCGTGCAAGTGCTGTGGCTGGACAACAACAGCGACTGCAAAGGCACCTGCCTGCGCGTGCCCCATCGCGATATTTCGAAGAACCAGCCAGGGCCGTTCTGCGACGGCAACAACTGCCTGGATGAAGCCTTGCTGGCGGATCTGCAAAGCTACATCGACAGCCTCAAGGGCCACGCGATCATAGTGTTGCACGCCGATGGCAGCCATGGCCCCGAGTATTACGAGCGCTATCCGAAAGACATGGAGCGCTTCAAACCGATCTGCCACACCAACCAGTTGGGCAGTTGCAGCCGCGATGAACTGGTCAACGTGTACGACAACACCATCCTCTACACCGACCACTTCCTCGCCAAAGTGATCGAACTGCTCAAGCGCAATCAGGCAACGCTGGATACGTCGATGATCTATGTCTCCGATCACGGCGAATCACTCGGGGAAAACGGCTTGTACCTGCACGCGGCACCGTATGCGCTGGCGCCGGAGGCACAGACCCATGTGCCGATGGTGATGTGGTTTGGCGACAACACCCTGGCCCATGAAGGCATTGACCGTGGTTGCCTGCAAGGCAAGACCGGGCAGGCGGATCTGAGCCACGACAACCTGTTTCACTCGGTGCTCGGCCTGTTTGAAGTCAAGACGTCGCTGTATCAGCCGGGGCTGGATATCTTCCATGGCTGCCGACCTTCCATGACGGCTGCGCAATAA
- a CDS encoding DUF971 domain-containing protein, with protein MNPLSVGNSQSEQMLRLSWPDGREQQLNHAELRRQCPCSQCRAFRLRGSTPQVDDRVRIIELNPQGYGVQLIFSDGHQRGIYPWAYLANLSP; from the coding sequence ATGAACCCGCTGTCGGTGGGCAACTCACAGAGCGAGCAGATGCTACGGCTGAGTTGGCCGGACGGCCGCGAACAGCAGCTCAATCACGCCGAGTTGCGCCGCCAATGCCCGTGCTCGCAATGCCGCGCGTTTCGCCTGCGCGGTTCGACTCCGCAGGTCGATGACCGCGTGCGCATCATCGAACTCAACCCCCAGGGCTACGGCGTACAACTGATCTTCAGCGACGGCCACCAACGCGGCATCTACCCGTGGGCCTACCTGGCAAACCTCAGTCCTTGA
- a CDS encoding amidohydrolase produces MKRFIPSLLAAAVSFASMEAMAAADLVLINGKIFTADRAQPKVQALAVENGKVLKVGSDAQIKALIEPGTKVVDLGGKALMPGLIDSHSHAIFGGLEMVSANMEDEVVALDELEKNLRTWRDDGKARHGDVLSIAGMSSKYWAQAEALGKTFNNGEWANVPVVFIGSDHHTAWANNVMLKRAGIDAALLKTLPDAEKDTIGKLASGEPNGFVVDAGWDRVASKMPVPSAADMLNAAKSAVRYNNSLGITAWMDPAANAAPGEAVFALKPTEKTVGVLPAYKALSESGDMSVHVAALLVANPKSVPADLDTLDKVRQQFQGIPNLTLPGIKIFADGVIEYPAQSAAMIDPYSNSQKQGELLIDPQHFGELVSAIDQRGWLVHIHAIGDRAVRESLNGIAQARKDRQSGVTHSITHLQMVNPKEFARFKPLNVIASMQLLWASADDYTTDMIKPYVSALAFRYQYPAHSLLKQGATIAGASDWPVSSPNPFNAMAQAITRVGPLGVLNADERLDRETMFYAYTVNAARTIGLEQQIGSLTPGKQADFIVLDRDVFSVDNKALHDTQVLQTWFGGRQVYTATQ; encoded by the coding sequence ATGAAAAGATTCATCCCGAGCCTGTTGGCTGCCGCCGTAAGTTTTGCCTCGATGGAAGCCATGGCCGCTGCCGATCTGGTATTGATCAATGGCAAGATTTTCACCGCTGATCGCGCTCAACCGAAGGTCCAGGCACTGGCCGTCGAGAACGGCAAAGTGCTGAAAGTCGGCAGCGACGCGCAGATCAAGGCGCTGATCGAACCCGGCACCAAAGTCGTCGATCTGGGCGGCAAAGCGTTGATGCCCGGCCTGATCGACAGCCATTCCCACGCCATTTTCGGCGGTCTGGAAATGGTCTCGGCGAACATGGAAGACGAAGTCGTCGCCCTCGACGAACTGGAAAAAAACCTGCGTACCTGGCGTGATGACGGCAAAGCCCGGCACGGCGATGTGCTAAGCATTGCCGGCATGAGTTCGAAGTATTGGGCGCAGGCCGAAGCCTTGGGCAAAACCTTCAACAACGGTGAATGGGCCAACGTGCCCGTGGTGTTCATCGGCAGCGACCACCACACCGCATGGGCCAACAACGTCATGCTCAAGCGCGCGGGCATCGACGCCGCGCTGCTGAAAACCCTGCCCGACGCGGAAAAAGACACCATCGGCAAACTGGCCAGCGGCGAACCGAACGGTTTTGTCGTCGATGCCGGTTGGGATCGGGTTGCTTCGAAAATGCCGGTACCGAGCGCCGCCGACATGTTGAACGCCGCCAAGTCAGCGGTGCGCTACAACAACAGCCTCGGCATCACCGCGTGGATGGACCCGGCCGCCAACGCTGCACCGGGCGAAGCGGTGTTCGCCCTCAAACCCACCGAGAAAACCGTCGGCGTGCTGCCTGCCTATAAAGCCCTCTCGGAAAGCGGCGACATGAGCGTGCACGTCGCGGCGTTGCTGGTGGCCAACCCGAAAAGCGTACCCGCCGACCTCGATACGCTGGACAAGGTGCGCCAGCAATTCCAGGGCATTCCTAACCTGACCCTGCCCGGCATCAAGATCTTCGCCGATGGCGTGATCGAATACCCGGCGCAAAGCGCAGCGATGATCGATCCCTACAGCAACTCGCAAAAGCAGGGCGAATTGCTGATCGACCCGCAGCACTTCGGCGAACTGGTCAGCGCCATCGACCAGCGCGGCTGGCTGGTGCACATCCACGCCATCGGCGACCGCGCCGTACGCGAATCGCTGAACGGCATCGCCCAGGCGCGCAAGGATCGGCAGAGCGGCGTGACGCACTCGATCACGCATCTGCAAATGGTCAACCCGAAAGAGTTCGCCCGTTTCAAACCACTCAACGTCATCGCTTCGATGCAATTGCTCTGGGCCAGTGCCGACGATTACACCACCGACATGATCAAGCCGTACGTCAGCGCCCTCGCCTTTCGCTATCAATACCCGGCGCATTCGTTGCTGAAACAGGGTGCGACGATTGCCGGCGCCAGTGACTGGCCGGTGTCTTCGCCGAACCCGTTCAACGCCATGGCCCAGGCCATCACCCGCGTCGGCCCGCTGGGCGTGCTCAATGCCGACGAGCGTCTGGACCGCGAAACCATGTTCTACGCCTACACCGTCAACGCGGCGCGCACCATTGGCCTGGAGCAGCAGATCGGTTCGCTGACACCGGGCAAACAGGCCGACTTCATCGTGCTCGACCGCGATGTGTTCAGCGTCGACAACAAAGCCCTGCACGACACCCAGGTTTTGCAGACCTGGTTCGGCGGCCGTCAGGTCTACACCGCCACTCAATAA
- the imuA gene encoding translesion DNA synthesis-associated protein ImuA: MGAVVALDTLFNGGQVWKGRPAPPAASPQPTGHAALDAALPSGGWPEAALSEILLAGPGVGELQLVWPTLARLSAAGERIVLVAPPFVPYPQAWENAGVDLRQLSVIQASERDALWAAEQCLRSGSCGAVLCWPHKADDRALRRLQVAAETGQTLAFAWRALSEAVNPSPAALRIAIDAKPAQLRVLKCRGGLARTAPIAFAVGH, from the coding sequence ATGGGCGCCGTCGTTGCGTTGGATACGCTGTTCAATGGCGGCCAGGTCTGGAAGGGCCGGCCTGCGCCACCGGCGGCCAGCCCACAACCGACCGGGCATGCCGCGCTGGACGCCGCATTACCCAGCGGTGGCTGGCCGGAAGCGGCACTGAGCGAAATTCTGCTGGCCGGCCCCGGTGTCGGTGAGCTGCAACTGGTCTGGCCAACATTGGCGCGGCTGTCGGCGGCGGGCGAGCGCATCGTGCTGGTGGCGCCGCCATTTGTGCCGTATCCGCAGGCGTGGGAAAACGCCGGGGTCGATCTGCGCCAGTTGTCGGTGATCCAGGCCAGTGAACGCGATGCCTTGTGGGCCGCGGAACAATGCCTGCGCTCGGGCAGTTGCGGCGCGGTACTGTGCTGGCCGCACAAGGCTGACGACCGCGCATTGCGCCGTTTGCAGGTGGCGGCGGAAACCGGTCAGACCCTGGCATTCGCCTGGCGAGCATTGAGTGAAGCGGTCAACCCGTCTCCGGCAGCGCTGCGCATTGCCATCGATGCCAAACCTGCGCAACTGCGCGTACTCAAGTGTCGCGGTGGACTGGCGCGTACGGCGCCGATTGCCTTTGCCGTGGGGCACTGA
- the lexA gene encoding transcriptional repressor LexA, whose translation MYSMTNLTPRRTAILTFIRERIAEHGQPPSLAEISEAFGFASRSVARKHVLALTEAGFIEVNPHQARGIRLLGQPPRPELLDIPVLGRVAAGAPIGADADIHNRLMLDPALFSRTPDYMLRVQGDSMIEDGILDGDLVGVRRNPEALNGQIVVARLDGEVTIKRFERVGNKVRLLPRNPAYQPIVVGDDQDLAIEGVFCGLVRQG comes from the coding sequence ATGTACTCCATGACGAACCTGACTCCCCGCCGTACCGCCATCCTGACCTTTATCCGCGAACGCATCGCCGAACACGGTCAGCCCCCAAGCCTCGCTGAAATCAGCGAGGCTTTTGGTTTTGCCTCGCGCAGCGTGGCGCGCAAGCATGTGCTGGCGCTCACCGAAGCCGGGTTTATCGAGGTCAATCCGCATCAGGCCCGGGGCATTCGCCTGCTCGGGCAACCGCCGCGGCCGGAGCTGCTGGACATTCCGGTGCTCGGCCGCGTGGCCGCTGGTGCGCCGATTGGCGCCGATGCTGACATCCATAACCGCTTGATGCTCGACCCGGCACTGTTCTCCCGGACCCCTGACTACATGCTGCGCGTGCAGGGCGACTCGATGATCGAGGACGGTATTCTCGACGGCGATCTGGTCGGCGTGCGGCGTAATCCCGAGGCGCTGAACGGCCAGATCGTCGTGGCGCGGCTCGACGGCGAAGTCACCATCAAACGTTTCGAGCGTGTCGGCAACAAGGTGCGGCTGTTGCCGCGCAACCCGGCGTATCAGCCGATTGTCGTGGGCGACGATCAGGATCTGGCCATCGAAGGGGTGTTCTGCGGTCTGGTGAGGCAAGGCTGA
- a CDS encoding TorF family putative porin encodes MKALPLFALSSLSLLPLSSFAIPLNDDFAVLVDLTLASDYRTRGISQTQNDPAVQAGLTLAHNSGLYLGAWSSNVDFGGGLKTRQEVDYYAGWLWQATEDVSLDLGYIKYAYPKEGQFNQSEVYGIFGAYGVKVAAYYSSDAPGIDSKQSSLYSYVSYETELPFDSGLKLRYGNMDFKDPHLYSASGQAEDSYREWEVKVTHNLVGVVLGLSYIDTDLSQTQCLSNWGFKDVCTATVVASVSKSF; translated from the coding sequence ATGAAAGCCTTGCCCCTGTTCGCCCTCAGTTCCTTGAGTCTGCTGCCGTTGAGCAGCTTTGCGATCCCTTTGAACGACGACTTCGCCGTGCTGGTGGATCTGACCCTGGCCAGCGATTACCGCACTCGCGGCATCTCGCAGACCCAGAATGACCCTGCCGTGCAGGCCGGTCTGACCCTCGCTCACAACAGCGGTTTGTACCTGGGCGCCTGGAGCTCAAACGTCGATTTTGGCGGCGGTCTGAAAACCCGTCAGGAAGTCGATTACTACGCCGGCTGGCTATGGCAGGCCACCGAGGATGTCAGCCTCGATCTGGGTTACATCAAGTACGCCTACCCCAAGGAAGGCCAGTTCAACCAAAGCGAGGTCTACGGGATTTTTGGTGCCTACGGGGTGAAAGTGGCGGCGTATTACTCCAGCGATGCGCCGGGGATCGACAGCAAGCAGAGCTCGCTTTACAGCTATGTCAGTTATGAAACCGAACTGCCGTTCGATTCGGGCCTGAAATTGCGCTACGGCAATATGGATTTCAAGGACCCGCACTTGTACTCGGCTTCCGGGCAGGCGGAAGACAGCTATCGGGAATGGGAGGTCAAAGTCACCCACAATCTGGTCGGTGTGGTGCTCGGATTGAGCTACATCGACACCGATCTGTCGCAGACTCAATGCCTGAGTAATTGGGGCTTCAAGGACGTCTGCACCGCGACGGTGGTCGCCAGCGTCAGCAAATCCTTCTGA